From a region of the Pirellulales bacterium genome:
- a CDS encoding NHL repeat-containing protein, which yields MDCRLAQRRRQVALLTVVVLLFDLVTNQSSHSRAAEPELPAARFLLTWGKEGTEPGEFHFPIGIAINPADEILITDHYNNRVQRFDRAGKLLGHFAVLPNPGGIALDKSGNVYLSHFPTAVGRKEVNPDRLTVYSPEGKLLHEWGKTGTGPGEFSYPGGMAIAQDGRVYVADQTNHRVQVLDPDGRFLFAWGKHGSKAGEFSGNSLAISRAGPNFVTLDKDGNVYTTEGMEGRIQKFKPDGTFLSAFGDLEDRPGSFGRDFETYGEMHGPIAICRDREDRLWISAAGGRVQQFTSDGRYLRGFGEQQGSEPGQFLAPHGLAIDSHGHLYIVDAYNHRIQKFDVGQL from the coding sequence GTGGATTGCAGGCTCGCCCAGCGACGAAGACAGGTCGCCCTATTGACGGTCGTGGTGCTGCTGTTCGACCTCGTCACTAACCAGTCTTCCCATTCGCGTGCAGCTGAGCCCGAGCTTCCGGCGGCCCGTTTCCTCTTAACCTGGGGGAAAGAAGGAACAGAGCCCGGTGAGTTCCATTTCCCGATTGGGATCGCCATCAATCCGGCGGACGAAATCTTGATCACGGACCATTACAACAATCGCGTGCAACGATTCGACCGCGCGGGCAAGCTCTTGGGTCACTTTGCCGTCCTGCCGAATCCGGGCGGCATCGCGCTAGACAAGTCGGGAAACGTCTACCTCAGCCATTTTCCAACTGCGGTCGGTCGCAAGGAAGTCAACCCCGACCGCCTCACTGTCTACAGTCCCGAGGGCAAGTTGCTTCACGAGTGGGGCAAAACCGGCACCGGCCCGGGTGAGTTCAGTTATCCGGGCGGGATGGCAATTGCGCAGGACGGCCGCGTGTATGTAGCCGATCAAACGAACCATCGCGTGCAAGTACTGGACCCGGACGGGCGATTCTTATTTGCGTGGGGGAAACACGGCTCAAAAGCCGGCGAGTTCAGTGGAAACTCCCTCGCTATTTCGCGGGCTGGGCCAAATTTCGTGACGCTCGATAAGGATGGCAATGTGTACACGACGGAAGGCATGGAGGGCCGTATTCAAAAGTTTAAGCCGGATGGCACCTTCCTTTCGGCCTTCGGAGACCTTGAGGATCGCCCAGGTAGCTTTGGCCGTGATTTTGAAACCTATGGAGAAATGCACGGACCGATCGCCATCTGCCGCGACCGCGAAGACCGACTGTGGATCAGTGCCGCCGGCGGCCGGGTTCAGCAATTCACTAGCGACGGCCGCTACCTGCGCGGCTTCGGCGAACAACAGGGGAGCGAACCGGGCCAATTCCTGGCCCCTCACGGTCTGGCGATCGACAGTCACGGACATCTGTACATCGTCGACGCCTACAATCACCGCATACAGAAGTTCGACGTCGGACAGCTATAG
- a CDS encoding YncE family protein, with translation MMRHQLLSVLGGIVWLCLGQHGSLAAQLGAVEKDFSFHANGLLLDPNRPLLYASTNSGLEIINTTTLNIVKFLPIAFPSYGMSLSADDGKLYIAGGVSNSLTVLDTVGQTFLPSVQVGSPVDAVATGLNNRLFVVDGSTFQRVDQIDASSGQIVGPPVLNDAYSGDLKTSPDHSTLYYATYGLSPGDLYKVDVSTTTPNVLFHNAGDIGENGQQLAISKDGSMVAYVCGYGDGGYQIPNFLTQGMTLKNIFPTGAYPNALAFSPDGKLAYALHSVYPTAVDVYDTATSARVGQFDAADSGSNMIVDNTGQHLFVSFDGVYHGNSDLIAYGTGVVVPEPSALVLGFAALAGLGLVTLRKSYPQV, from the coding sequence ATGATGCGCCATCAATTGCTTTCGGTTCTGGGCGGCATTGTTTGGCTTTGCCTAGGGCAGCACGGCAGCCTCGCCGCGCAGCTTGGCGCCGTGGAGAAAGACTTTAGCTTCCACGCTAACGGACTGCTTCTCGACCCGAATCGACCACTGCTATACGCTTCGACCAACAGCGGCCTTGAGATCATCAACACCACGACGCTTAACATCGTTAAATTCCTACCGATCGCGTTTCCCAGTTATGGGATGTCCCTCTCGGCCGACGACGGCAAACTGTATATCGCCGGCGGGGTGTCGAATTCCTTGACTGTATTGGACACCGTAGGCCAGACGTTCTTGCCAAGCGTCCAGGTCGGGAGCCCCGTTGATGCCGTGGCGACCGGCCTGAACAACCGGCTGTTTGTCGTCGACGGAAGTACCTTCCAACGGGTTGACCAAATCGACGCAAGCTCGGGACAAATAGTCGGTCCTCCGGTGCTGAACGATGCCTACAGTGGTGACTTGAAAACCAGTCCAGACCATTCCACTCTTTATTACGCAACGTACGGGCTTTCGCCGGGCGATCTTTATAAAGTCGACGTATCGACCACCACGCCAAATGTGCTCTTTCACAACGCTGGCGACATCGGGGAAAATGGTCAACAACTTGCGATCAGCAAGGATGGATCGATGGTCGCCTATGTCTGCGGATACGGTGACGGAGGTTACCAGATCCCAAATTTCCTCACGCAAGGAATGACGCTAAAGAACATCTTTCCAACTGGCGCGTATCCTAATGCTTTGGCGTTCAGCCCGGACGGCAAGCTCGCCTATGCGTTGCACTCAGTTTATCCAACGGCGGTCGATGTCTACGATACCGCGACTTCCGCGCGAGTAGGACAATTTGACGCCGCCGACAGCGGTTCGAATATGATCGTCGACAACACGGGTCAGCACTTGTTTGTCAGCTTTGACGGGGTCTACCACGGCAACAGCGACCTGATCGCTTATGGCACGGGGGTGGTTGTGCCTGAGCCATCGGCGCTCGTTCTCGGCTTCGCCGCTTTGGCCGGCCTCGGACTGGTCACCCTGCGGAAGAGTTACCCACAGGTCTGA